From the Solanum pennellii chromosome 4, SPENNV200 genome, one window contains:
- the LOC107016565 gene encoding putative lipid phosphate phosphatase 3, chloroplastic: MAWLLRYFSPPSGKLDITQPRALAYDRSILEAGKVENVFSSISWRDVYDLHHAILGILYSVLVIAVITDIIKDAVGRPRPKIFYRCFPDGFEAFQPNGDVNCHGDPKVVKEGYKSFTSGRTSC, translated from the exons ATGGC TTGGCTTCTGCGTTATTTTTCACCTCCTTCAGGAAAGCTTGATATAACTCAACCACGTGCCTTGGCGTATGACAG AAGCATACTCGAGGCAGGGAAAGTGGAAAACGTTTTTTCCAGCATATCATG GAGGGATGTATATGATTTGCATCATGCCATATTGG GCATCTTGTATTCCGTTCTAGTGATTGCAGTAATCACCGATATCATCAAAGATGCTGTTGGTCGTCCACGCCCAAAAATCTTCTATAGGTGCTTCCCCGATGGATTTGAG GCCTTTCAACCTAATGGGGATGTTAATTGTCATGGAGACCCTAAAGTTGTGAAAGAAGGATATAAAAGCTTTACCAGTGGACGTACCTCATGTTAG